The following proteins are encoded in a genomic region of Haloarcula marina:
- a CDS encoding DUF7317 family protein — translation MSYRSLTTALTLYRSRTLTLEQAARHGGVSTGKIAAAARSRGIPVREEEAEAIETNVAE, via the coding sequence ATGTCATACAGGTCCCTCACCACAGCACTGACGCTCTATCGTAGTCGGACACTCACGTTGGAACAGGCCGCGCGGCACGGCGGCGTTTCGACGGGAAAAATCGCTGCTGCGGCGCGGTCACGCGGGATTCCGGTTCGCGAAGAGGAAGCGGAGGCCATCGAGACGAACGTCGCCGAATAA